The proteins below come from a single Halobacteriovorax sp. GB3 genomic window:
- a CDS encoding Lnb N-terminal periplasmic domain-containing protein → MKLLLFFILIISLPSFAKINHDDPKWLKLLRYQKGLTGYTSEVDSKEFFFHKEGKTNPDKELNATLNAFSEKENRCRFPARAIILDRAQNLEIDCPEYKKFIDKVNLKSVSLIFSSYFIEKPASAFGHTFFRLRSKDSGKYNNELLDYGVDYSAQVTTNNPLLYGIYGIIGGFKGNFKMMPYYYKVREYNDTESRDLWDYELNFNEDDLRLFMAHLYEMNQAYFDYFYFTENCSYHILEFVDAIRPDWKLMEDLDLFVPPVQTIYALFKEKNIVRDVNFRPSLYKNIEYRLKSLNTDEKSTFEKLVEDKIKLEQTDNVKVIDAYSDYLDFKYSPFFTQKNSPEYAEFNDKKYDVNLKRSQIEQESETLSFEGEKKMAPEKGHETKRIRIAPFYRDHKIGGEFEYRFSFHDFMDKKAGFIPFSSTEMGRIETNFYDDKFRLDNFTVVSVDAIRPLSELSNSLSWRFSFGLRDYRPTIKQEYAPFVDISLGQAVSFGNFAMALFLRAENSYWGTFDRDLRIGLGPEILVIYNNDQWSMKINFKRLHFYSQLDRYRSLLELEMRYHVSKNAGISVGYERETSFDDKYVTNFYWHF, encoded by the coding sequence ATGAAATTATTACTATTTTTTATCTTGATCATATCTCTCCCTTCCTTTGCTAAAATTAATCACGATGATCCCAAGTGGCTAAAACTCTTGCGTTATCAGAAAGGATTAACTGGCTATACAAGTGAAGTGGATTCAAAAGAGTTCTTCTTTCATAAAGAGGGAAAAACAAATCCAGATAAGGAATTGAATGCAACGTTGAATGCTTTTTCTGAAAAAGAAAACCGTTGCCGTTTTCCAGCAAGAGCAATTATTCTCGATCGAGCTCAAAATTTAGAAATAGATTGCCCTGAATATAAGAAATTCATTGATAAGGTTAATCTAAAAAGTGTCTCACTCATTTTTTCTAGTTATTTCATTGAAAAGCCTGCATCGGCATTTGGACATACGTTCTTTCGTCTTAGAAGCAAGGATTCTGGAAAGTACAATAATGAACTTTTAGATTATGGAGTCGATTATTCGGCACAGGTAACGACAAATAACCCTCTTCTATATGGTATTTATGGGATTATTGGTGGGTTTAAAGGCAATTTTAAAATGATGCCTTATTACTATAAAGTTCGAGAATATAATGACACTGAATCGCGTGATCTTTGGGATTACGAATTGAACTTTAATGAAGATGACTTGCGCCTTTTTATGGCCCATCTCTATGAAATGAATCAGGCCTATTTTGATTATTTTTATTTCACGGAAAATTGTTCGTATCATATTTTAGAATTTGTTGATGCCATTCGACCTGATTGGAAACTGATGGAGGATCTCGATTTATTTGTTCCTCCTGTACAAACTATTTATGCACTTTTCAAAGAGAAAAATATCGTTCGAGATGTGAACTTTAGACCAAGCCTTTATAAGAATATTGAATATCGATTGAAGTCCTTAAACACTGATGAAAAGTCGACTTTTGAAAAATTAGTAGAAGATAAAATAAAATTAGAACAGACAGATAATGTCAAAGTCATTGATGCTTACTCCGATTATTTAGATTTTAAGTATTCTCCTTTTTTTACTCAGAAAAATAGTCCCGAGTATGCTGAATTTAATGACAAGAAATATGATGTGAATTTAAAGAGAAGCCAGATAGAGCAGGAGAGTGAAACTCTAAGTTTTGAAGGCGAAAAGAAAATGGCCCCAGAAAAAGGTCATGAAACAAAGAGAATACGAATTGCTCCCTTTTATAGAGATCATAAAATAGGGGGAGAGTTTGAATATCGATTTAGCTTCCACGATTTCATGGATAAAAAAGCGGGCTTCATTCCTTTTTCTTCTACTGAAATGGGGAGAATTGAAACGAATTTTTATGATGATAAATTTCGACTCGATAACTTTACAGTTGTTTCCGTTGATGCCATTAGACCGTTAAGCGAGTTATCAAATTCCCTTAGCTGGAGATTTTCATTTGGACTTCGCGATTACAGGCCTACGATAAAGCAAGAGTACGCTCCGTTTGTCGATATTTCTCTAGGACAGGCCGTTTCGTTTGGAAATTTTGCCATGGCGCTTTTTCTTAGAGCTGAGAACTCTTATTGGGGCACATTTGATCGAGATCTTCGCATTGGTCTTGGCCCTGAGATTTTAGTTATTTACAATAATGATCAATGGTCGATGAAGATTAATTTTAAGAGACTTCATTTTTATTCTCAGCTTGATCGCTACCGCTCTCTCTTAGAGCTCGAGATGCGCTATCATGTATCAAAAAATGCAGGAATTTCAGTGGGTTACGAAAGAGAAACGAGTTTTGATGACAAGTATGTAACGAATTTCTACTGGCACTTCTAA
- a CDS encoding DUF3015 family protein: MKKMLALTAGIMMSGSVMAAHGPAGCGLGSILFKGKDGLVFNVLAATFNGTSGNQTFGMSTGTLGCEDAKTATVAAVSFIDNNKVALSNDIARGEGQTLDAYLTLIKADTANKMALKKNFSKIFVKGHTSQEIHSAISNVIKL; encoded by the coding sequence ATGAAAAAAATGTTAGCACTAACTGCAGGAATTATGATGTCTGGATCTGTAATGGCCGCTCACGGACCAGCTGGTTGTGGACTTGGTTCAATTCTTTTCAAAGGAAAAGATGGTCTAGTATTCAACGTACTTGCTGCAACTTTTAACGGAACATCAGGTAACCAAACTTTTGGTATGTCTACAGGTACTCTTGGATGTGAAGATGCAAAAACTGCAACTGTTGCAGCTGTTTCTTTCATCGATAACAACAAAGTAGCTCTTTCAAATGACATTGCTAGAGGTGAAGGCCAAACTCTTGATGCTTACCTAACTCTTATTAAAGCTGACACAGCTAATAAGATGGCACTTAAGAAGAACTTCTCTAAGATCTTCGTTAAAGGTCACACTTCTCAAGAAATTCACTCAGCAATTTCAAACGTTATCAAGCTTTAA
- a CDS encoding lysophospholipid acyltransferase family protein, translated as MKFLTNHIAPLLITAIVKTLGFTLRFEHRNLENREKAKKSNPYGSYVLAVWHQNIVASILSQQGIKHVAMVSASKDGDFAVKIAKFFGYTFVRGSSSRGGQAAQREMVKIIQERSIPGGITVDGPRGPNHEVKRGVVLTARDTQTPVLPLLVVPKNYWSFNSWDKFRLPKPFSKVTVVYLEPIHIPADLDKDDCKPYTDKIKQVLEEAEEKFEGHV; from the coding sequence ATGAAGTTTTTAACTAATCACATTGCTCCTCTTCTCATTACGGCCATTGTAAAAACTCTTGGTTTTACTCTTCGCTTTGAGCATAGAAATTTAGAAAATAGAGAAAAAGCAAAAAAAAGTAATCCCTATGGAAGTTACGTTCTTGCAGTTTGGCATCAAAATATTGTCGCCTCTATTCTTTCTCAACAGGGTATCAAACATGTTGCGATGGTTAGTGCTTCTAAAGACGGTGACTTTGCCGTAAAGATCGCAAAGTTTTTTGGCTACACATTTGTTCGCGGTAGTTCTTCTCGCGGAGGTCAAGCTGCTCAAAGAGAAATGGTTAAAATCATCCAAGAAAGAAGTATTCCAGGTGGAATCACTGTTGATGGTCCTCGTGGGCCAAATCACGAAGTTAAAAGAGGTGTAGTTCTCACTGCTAGAGATACACAAACACCTGTTCTCCCTCTTCTTGTCGTTCCAAAGAATTATTGGAGTTTCAATAGCTGGGATAAATTCAGACTCCCAAAACCATTTTCAAAAGTTACAGTGGTTTATTTAGAACCAATTCATATTCCAGCTGATCTCGATAAAGATGACTGTAAGCCTTATACTGATAAGATTAAGCAAGTTTTAGAAGAAGCTGAAGAAAAATTCGAAGGTCATGTATGA
- a CDS encoding DUF2288 family protein has protein sequence MSEEVKTLEDKLKDEIDKARWELLKDHHTRGALFKVEAGLELSQVGAALAKDEVLKVKEWLGQNLFYKVEDAHVTEFEKMEDLEYNFLIIQPYVLIQERKEGEE, from the coding sequence ATGAGCGAAGAAGTTAAAACACTAGAAGATAAATTAAAAGATGAAATTGATAAGGCCAGATGGGAGCTTTTAAAAGACCATCACACAAGAGGAGCACTCTTTAAAGTAGAAGCAGGACTTGAGCTTTCACAAGTTGGTGCGGCCCTAGCAAAAGATGAAGTCTTAAAAGTTAAGGAATGGCTCGGACAAAACCTCTTTTATAAAGTTGAAGATGCACACGTTACAGAATTCGAAAAAATGGAAGACCTCGAATATAACTTTCTTATCATTCAACCTTATGTCCTCATTCAAGAGCGAAAAGAAGGTGAAGAATAA
- a CDS encoding DUF1499 domain-containing protein: MKVLLMSSLFFLASCQMQEPKSLGPVQKEDSFFLAPCSTERVCLSSYEGSFEKIKPLGSIAESMIAFEKIFKSFDELNIVKKDEKYIYATYDAGFSGIFDLELLFEGEEINIKSQARAKYLTFNKGKKLLNKIVFKYYQRDY, translated from the coding sequence ATGAAAGTACTTTTAATGAGCTCACTTTTCTTTTTAGCCTCATGCCAAATGCAAGAACCAAAGTCACTTGGCCCAGTTCAAAAAGAAGACTCTTTTTTTCTAGCTCCATGCTCAACGGAGAGGGTCTGTCTTTCTTCCTATGAAGGAAGCTTTGAAAAGATTAAACCTCTTGGATCAATTGCAGAATCAATGATTGCCTTTGAAAAGATCTTTAAAAGCTTTGATGAACTAAATATTGTTAAAAAAGACGAAAAATATATCTACGCAACTTATGATGCTGGATTCAGTGGAATCTTTGATTTAGAGCTTCTCTTTGAAGGAGAAGAAATCAACATCAAGTCTCAAGCGCGTGCAAAGTATCTTACTTTTAATAAAGGTAAAAAGCTTTTAAACAAGATCGTCTTTAAATACTACCAAAGAGATTACTAA
- a CDS encoding gamma carbonic anhydrase family protein, protein MSIHELANFRPTIEEGVFIAPSADLIGRVTMKKNSNIWFNCVARGDINEIIIGENTNIQDLSMLHVETSLPLIIGNNVTVGHSVTLHACTIEDNCLIGMGATILDGAVIGKNSLVAAGSLVPPGKVYPEGSFIVGSPAKVKRELTEQEKKQYGEHYKRYIESKDYYLKNLK, encoded by the coding sequence ATGAGTATTCATGAATTAGCTAACTTTAGGCCAACGATTGAAGAAGGTGTCTTTATTGCACCTAGTGCTGATCTCATTGGTCGTGTGACGATGAAAAAGAACTCTAATATTTGGTTTAATTGCGTTGCCCGTGGTGACATTAATGAAATCATTATTGGTGAAAATACAAATATCCAAGACCTTTCAATGTTACACGTCGAAACATCTCTACCCCTTATCATTGGAAACAATGTGACTGTCGGTCACTCCGTAACTTTGCACGCCTGTACGATTGAGGATAATTGCTTGATCGGGATGGGGGCGACAATTTTAGATGGAGCCGTTATAGGCAAGAATTCATTAGTTGCGGCAGGCTCACTTGTTCCTCCTGGAAAAGTGTATCCAGAGGGCAGCTTCATTGTCGGAAGTCCGGCCAAGGTGAAAAGAGAGCTTACTGAGCAAGAGAAGAAGCAATATGGTGAACATTATAAACGCTATATTGAAAGCAAAGATTATTATTTAAAGAACCTCAAATAA
- a CDS encoding c-type cytochrome, with protein MTKLVVFCFAVIGLIAVVNLDSFSNLPVNNARFDMDKAIAKHEAHQKELAELAKMREERENPPKVVEEEVVEGPLVVLDTPQLVSGDKLYGKCIVCHGKRGEGKKSQNAPKIGGQMAWYIEKQIVDMQNKVRINKVMDPYIKKLSAQDVKDLSAYIEKLPWKEK; from the coding sequence ATGACAAAGTTGGTAGTATTCTGTTTTGCAGTTATCGGGCTAATTGCCGTAGTAAACCTAGATTCATTTAGCAATCTTCCGGTTAATAACGCTCGTTTTGATATGGATAAAGCAATCGCTAAGCACGAAGCTCATCAAAAAGAGCTAGCTGAGCTTGCAAAAATGAGAGAAGAAAGAGAGAACCCACCTAAGGTTGTTGAAGAAGAAGTTGTTGAGGGACCACTTGTTGTTCTCGACACTCCACAACTTGTTAGCGGAGATAAACTTTACGGTAAGTGTATTGTTTGTCACGGTAAAAGAGGTGAAGGAAAGAAATCTCAAAATGCACCTAAGATTGGTGGTCAGATGGCATGGTATATCGAAAAGCAAATCGTAGACATGCAAAATAAAGTTCGTATCAACAAAGTTATGGACCCATATATCAAAAAGCTTTCAGCTCAAGATGTAAAAGACCTCTCTGCTTATATCGAAAAACTTCCTTGGAAGGAAAAATAA
- a CDS encoding TIGR00730 family Rossman fold protein: MKKIAVFCGSSAGKSPKYVEMAKELGELLVENNMGLVYGGASIGVMGAVADSVLEKKGEVWGVMPKSLVDWEVAHDNLTKFEVVESMHERKKIMYDWSDAFVAIPGGMGTLDELCEIITWAQLEYHTKPCYVLNFDGFFDHLLAHFKLANAEGFLSDEHLGLVREVNSIQEFIADVASQQ, from the coding sequence ATGAAGAAAATTGCAGTATTTTGCGGTTCATCTGCAGGTAAGTCACCGAAATATGTAGAAATGGCGAAGGAGCTCGGAGAGCTACTTGTCGAAAATAATATGGGTCTTGTTTATGGTGGGGCATCAATTGGTGTTATGGGTGCTGTGGCCGACTCAGTTTTAGAGAAAAAGGGTGAAGTTTGGGGAGTTATGCCAAAGTCACTCGTTGATTGGGAAGTTGCACACGATAATCTGACAAAATTTGAAGTTGTTGAATCAATGCACGAGAGAAAGAAGATCATGTACGATTGGTCTGATGCCTTTGTTGCAATCCCAGGTGGAATGGGGACTTTGGATGAACTTTGTGAAATTATCACTTGGGCACAGCTCGAATATCACACTAAGCCTTGCTACGTTTTAAACTTCGATGGATTCTTTGATCATCTGCTTGCACACTTTAAATTGGCCAATGCTGAAGGCTTCCTCTCAGATGAGCACCTTGGGCTTGTTCGTGAAGTAAATTCAATACAGGAATTTATTGCAGATGTGGCGTCGCAGCAATAG
- a CDS encoding TlyA family RNA methyltransferase, whose product MTQRLDKALVDAGLASTRSQALQLIKEGVVFSNGKQMTKASTKVSEEGLEVRKDVIYVGRGAHKIEGALKEYGISVQGKIVADVGASTGGFTDYVLKNGATKVYAIDVGHDQLAQSLVEDERVVNLEGTNIRHELELSELCDLAVVDLSFISLKLTLPSIMKLVHNKGEVMALVKPQFEIGKEKLGKNGIVKSQEDREFVLSDLYKFCEEHEFFIKGAMRSPITGTTGNVEYFFYFDKNLESHGIDETDLTGL is encoded by the coding sequence ATGACACAAAGACTTGATAAGGCCCTCGTTGATGCTGGCCTAGCTTCAACTCGATCTCAGGCCCTTCAACTTATTAAAGAAGGTGTCGTCTTTTCTAATGGGAAACAAATGACTAAGGCCTCGACAAAAGTTAGTGAAGAGGGACTTGAAGTTAGAAAAGATGTTATCTATGTCGGCCGTGGCGCTCACAAAATTGAAGGAGCGCTTAAAGAATACGGAATTAGCGTTCAAGGGAAAATCGTCGCCGATGTCGGAGCCTCGACTGGTGGATTTACTGATTACGTTTTAAAAAATGGGGCAACAAAAGTTTACGCCATTGATGTCGGTCACGATCAGCTTGCCCAGTCACTGGTTGAAGATGAAAGAGTAGTCAACTTAGAAGGTACTAATATTCGACACGAGCTAGAGTTAAGTGAACTTTGTGATCTGGCCGTGGTTGATCTCAGTTTTATTTCTTTGAAACTCACATTACCGAGTATTATGAAGCTGGTTCATAACAAGGGCGAAGTTATGGCGCTTGTGAAGCCACAATTTGAAATAGGTAAGGAGAAGCTTGGAAAGAATGGGATTGTGAAATCGCAAGAAGACAGAGAGTTTGTTTTATCTGATCTCTATAAATTTTGTGAAGAGCATGAATTTTTTATCAAAGGGGCGATGCGCTCACCAATAACTGGTACAACAGGAAACGTTGAATACTTTTTTTACTTTGATAAAAACCTTGAGAGTCATGGTATAGATGAAACTGATCTAACTGGACTTTAA
- a CDS encoding VanZ family protein, whose protein sequence is MKIKEQLIYKNYWIGLGLLYTGIMITLCLIPSSQAQSTIPHLDKVFHFIAHFIWTYWFAQIFSDRRRIILASLILGGVIEILQAKTGYRHAEPLDVMANFIGAVFGVIPMLPKSLLRIEKLIKN, encoded by the coding sequence TTGAAAATAAAAGAGCAATTAATATACAAAAACTACTGGATAGGACTAGGTCTTCTCTATACGGGAATTATGATCACTCTTTGCCTCATTCCAAGTTCACAAGCTCAATCAACGATTCCTCATTTAGATAAAGTTTTTCACTTTATCGCCCACTTCATTTGGACCTATTGGTTCGCCCAGATTTTCTCAGATAGAAGAAGAATTATTCTTGCTTCGCTGATTCTTGGAGGCGTCATCGAAATTCTTCAGGCCAAGACAGGTTATCGTCACGCTGAACCACTTGATGTCATGGCAAATTTCATTGGAGCCGTTTTCGGAGTCATTCCGATGCTACCAAAAAGTCTTTTAAGAATTGAGAAATTGATCAAGAATTAG
- the dapF gene encoding diaminopimelate epimerase, with the protein MSKIEFTKYSGTGNDFVVIDNRAGTIALDNKISWNKICDRKFGVGADGVLFLNPSDSSEYDYRMVYLNADGGEVSMCGNGARCLAHFASFLNIGDGKNYSFQTMNGSYSAVVEKESVNLKMTEYYDVNRFDISDLFETDHSFFANTGVPHCVFHCDDLDELDIVKAGSKVRYDKRFPEGANANFYKILSENHIQLRTYERGVEDETLACGTGAIAAAIACSKQYGWKGPVQVDMPGGVLQIPFNEDYSSIYLGGEVEKIFDGSLILDQFLNS; encoded by the coding sequence GTGAGTAAGATTGAATTTACTAAATATTCAGGAACAGGAAATGATTTTGTTGTTATTGATAACAGAGCGGGGACTATCGCTTTAGACAATAAAATTTCGTGGAATAAAATTTGTGATCGTAAGTTTGGTGTTGGTGCCGATGGGGTTTTGTTTTTAAATCCATCTGATTCAAGTGAGTACGATTATCGTATGGTTTATTTGAATGCTGACGGTGGCGAAGTTTCTATGTGCGGAAATGGAGCTCGATGCCTTGCCCACTTTGCTAGTTTTTTGAATATCGGTGATGGAAAGAATTACTCTTTTCAGACGATGAATGGGTCTTATTCGGCAGTCGTTGAAAAAGAGAGTGTTAATTTAAAGATGACTGAGTATTACGATGTTAATCGTTTTGATATTTCTGATCTCTTTGAAACGGATCATTCTTTTTTTGCCAACACTGGTGTTCCTCATTGCGTTTTTCACTGTGATGACTTGGATGAACTGGACATTGTTAAGGCCGGTTCGAAAGTTCGATACGACAAAAGATTTCCTGAGGGGGCGAATGCTAACTTTTACAAGATTCTCTCAGAAAATCATATTCAACTAAGAACTTATGAACGCGGGGTTGAAGATGAAACTCTTGCTTGTGGTACTGGGGCCATCGCTGCTGCAATTGCCTGTTCTAAACAATATGGTTGGAAAGGACCTGTGCAAGTTGATATGCCTGGTGGTGTTTTGCAAATCCCATTTAACGAAGATTATTCATCGATCTATCTTGGTGGAGAAGTCGAAAAAATATTTGATGGCTCTCTAATTCTTGATCAATTTCTCAATTCTTAA
- a CDS encoding S41 family peptidase has translation MNSIKDEELAIEKCLNSSDASISRDIDLLIYTLREGYAGSIGLDPSEFKELLNQVNLLREEQDNEVLYSSLKEIFTNIKDNHLKIWKNYAERSIGSVSPKLYEVGRNIADEEEVVVRRIEDGNYNLIGLSHFPMPNSELWKSFLIDIESNLINSEFTIIDFRGNGGGNDYYGYKMAELFYGQDFCHPINSQLVLNTALVKLVQSNTFYKRNEEYFNKFRFEFNNFNTSLGRELRHSSGTDVTKVGRNCYNKPIYILIDNDCKSSGESTALCFEDHPQIHYVGQATNGCIEFGNVGIIVLPYSKLCIQISTHKNIFRDNRKFEKVGIQPNIKCEPGQDALDIAIQDYRNKKAFS, from the coding sequence ATGAATAGTATAAAAGATGAAGAATTAGCGATTGAAAAATGTCTTAACTCAAGTGATGCTTCCATTAGTCGAGATATTGACCTTCTTATTTATACTCTTAGGGAGGGATATGCTGGCTCTATTGGGCTTGACCCTTCTGAGTTTAAAGAACTACTTAATCAAGTTAACTTGTTACGAGAAGAACAAGATAATGAGGTATTATATTCTTCGTTGAAGGAAATTTTCACTAACATCAAAGACAATCATTTGAAAATATGGAAAAACTACGCTGAGAGATCAATTGGTTCAGTATCACCGAAATTATATGAGGTTGGAAGAAATATTGCGGATGAAGAAGAAGTTGTCGTAAGAAGAATTGAAGATGGAAACTATAACTTAATTGGCTTGTCTCATTTCCCCATGCCAAACTCAGAGTTATGGAAATCATTTTTAATAGATATTGAATCAAATCTTATAAACAGTGAATTCACTATTATTGATTTTAGAGGTAATGGTGGTGGTAACGATTACTATGGTTATAAAATGGCTGAATTATTTTATGGCCAGGACTTTTGTCATCCAATTAACTCTCAACTAGTTTTAAATACTGCTCTTGTTAAATTAGTTCAATCAAATACATTTTATAAAAGGAATGAAGAGTATTTTAATAAGTTTCGTTTTGAATTTAATAACTTTAATACAAGTTTAGGTAGAGAGCTAAGGCATAGTAGTGGTACTGATGTAACTAAGGTTGGCCGTAATTGTTATAATAAACCTATCTATATTTTAATTGATAACGACTGTAAGTCTAGTGGTGAAAGTACAGCTCTTTGTTTTGAAGATCATCCTCAAATTCACTATGTAGGTCAGGCAACAAATGGATGCATTGAATTTGGTAATGTTGGAATTATTGTTCTTCCATATTCTAAGCTATGTATTCAAATTTCTACGCATAAAAATATTTTTAGAGACAATCGCAAGTTTGAGAAAGTAGGCATTCAGCCAAATATTAAATGCGAGCCAGGTCAGGATGCTTTAGATATAGCAATTCAAGATTATAGAAATAAAAAAGCCTTCAGTTAA
- a CDS encoding helix-turn-helix transcriptional regulator codes for MGSIDKVKLTSGKILKAMRVRFGFTQAQVSEAIDISVSNLSALENDRRNIGVELAAKFSVLYGVRVESLLFPNGIKKMQGYSSLLKKIEKLKDAA; via the coding sequence ATGGGCTCTATTGATAAAGTAAAACTAACTTCAGGAAAAATCCTTAAGGCCATGAGAGTGAGATTTGGGTTTACTCAAGCTCAAGTCTCAGAAGCGATTGATATTTCAGTTTCTAATCTTTCTGCTCTTGAGAACGATAGGCGAAATATTGGAGTAGAGTTGGCGGCGAAGTTTTCTGTCTTGTATGGTGTTCGAGTAGAGAGTCTTTTATTTCCAAATGGAATTAAGAAAATGCAGGGATATAGTTCTCTTTTGAAAAAGATAGAGAAGCTTAAAGATGCTGCTTAG
- a CDS encoding GNAT family N-acetyltransferase — protein MDESFIIECVSSEVFFDGFKEESNEEFQEFLHSGNSIFYSEEEKERYRSIKPDFKDEAFLYFIVKRDDVVVARSFSNQISIDTIMMCMSYVKKDFRGRGLYKLMLQETIERAKDIGYRKIQSYHNTTNNDIIIPKLKAGFVFTGMKINAGYGTLAELTYFFNKDERDAVDFRTGYRRPSKKVSEVFNLSMCEV, from the coding sequence ATGGACGAGAGTTTTATAATTGAATGTGTATCGAGTGAAGTTTTTTTCGATGGATTTAAAGAAGAATCTAATGAAGAATTTCAAGAATTCTTACATAGCGGAAATTCTATCTTCTATTCTGAAGAAGAAAAAGAAAGGTATAGATCTATTAAGCCAGATTTTAAGGATGAGGCATTTTTATATTTTATAGTAAAGCGAGATGATGTTGTCGTTGCACGATCTTTCTCTAATCAAATTTCGATAGATACAATTATGATGTGTATGTCTTACGTTAAAAAAGACTTTCGAGGTAGAGGTTTATATAAATTGATGCTTCAAGAGACTATAGAGAGAGCAAAAGATATAGGTTATAGAAAAATTCAAAGTTATCACAACACTACTAATAACGACATTATTATACCTAAGTTAAAAGCTGGGTTTGTTTTCACTGGAATGAAGATTAATGCAGGATATGGAACATTAGCTGAACTTACATACTTTTTTAATAAAGACGAAAGGGACGCGGTTGATTTTAGAACTGGGTACAGAAGACCTAGTAAAAAAGTTTCCGAAGTATTTAATTTATCAATGTGTGAAGTCTAG
- a CDS encoding MerR family transcriptional regulator, which produces MKIGEVEKRTGISQRMIRHFESLNLFKASRIGKYRSYSEQDCLLIKRIRTLQDQGLSLKEIKSVIENPEEEFEQKLLNALARNKKLVRELNQKNEQLVKTLQSLSLNSSIESLLKEGLIMEFVKSFEEKNVVRGRMPYLEVFYETFTHLSGTEGNEFPMKILHSTDLMHIHEGLSTKYHNDLKVVVSSEEQQFRNAFVFFLSPELLKTITNEDFNIKNLESKKEVNLKITEWVNKTMSTFNHSWNAIFTKIELQNNGMLKENSDLSKLYHDDEIFILTNMYTEGEKERFSVGLPYRFVSIVYNLLKK; this is translated from the coding sequence ATGAAGATTGGAGAAGTTGAAAAACGAACAGGTATAAGTCAAAGAATGATTCGCCATTTTGAATCACTGAACTTGTTTAAAGCTAGTCGAATAGGAAAGTATCGGTCTTACTCGGAGCAGGATTGTTTATTAATCAAACGGATACGCACTCTTCAGGACCAAGGTTTATCCTTAAAAGAGATTAAGTCCGTTATTGAAAACCCTGAAGAAGAATTTGAGCAAAAACTTTTAAATGCTTTAGCACGAAACAAAAAGTTAGTTAGAGAGTTAAATCAAAAAAACGAACAACTTGTTAAAACTCTTCAGTCTTTATCTTTAAACTCCTCAATAGAAAGTCTCTTAAAGGAGGGATTAATTATGGAATTTGTTAAATCTTTTGAAGAAAAAAATGTTGTTAGAGGCCGAATGCCCTATTTAGAAGTTTTTTACGAAACATTTACTCATTTAAGTGGAACAGAGGGGAATGAGTTCCCGATGAAGATACTTCATTCTACAGATTTAATGCATATTCATGAGGGGTTATCTACTAAATATCATAATGACTTAAAGGTAGTAGTATCATCAGAAGAACAGCAATTTAGAAACGCATTTGTATTCTTTTTAAGTCCTGAGCTTCTTAAAACTATAACTAACGAAGATTTTAATATAAAAAATTTAGAAAGTAAGAAGGAAGTTAATTTAAAAATAACAGAATGGGTTAATAAGACAATGAGTACTTTTAATCATTCATGGAATGCAATCTTCACTAAAATAGAGCTACAAAATAATGGGATGCTAAAAGAAAATAGTGATCTAAGTAAGTTGTATCATGATGATGAAATCTTCATCTTAACTAATATGTATACGGAGGGAGAAAAAGAAAGGTTCTCTGTCGGTCTTCCTTATCGTTTTGTATCAATTGTTTATAATTTACTTAAAAAATAG
- a CDS encoding cupin domain-containing protein: MKIIESVEDVNFKTFPGGDMFSVLVGRHDSTGASEHHTVAIVKLPAGGKSDEHYHKEREESYFILRGCGRAIIDGIEKSVKTGSLVYTKPNEKHAFVNDSEEEFVYLIITAPCWIPEDSHY; the protein is encoded by the coding sequence ATGAAAATAATTGAATCAGTAGAGGATGTTAATTTTAAGACATTTCCAGGCGGAGATATGTTTAGTGTTCTTGTCGGAAGGCATGATTCAACAGGAGCAAGTGAACACCATACGGTAGCTATAGTAAAACTACCTGCTGGTGGAAAATCTGATGAGCACTATCACAAAGAAAGAGAAGAGTCTTACTTCATTCTTCGTGGGTGTGGACGGGCCATTATCGATGGAATCGAGAAAAGTGTTAAGACTGGAAGTCTTGTCTATACAAAACCGAATGAAAAACATGCTTTCGTAAATGATAGTGAAGAAGAGTTCGTTTACTTGATAATCACGGCACCTTGTTGGATACCTGAAGATTCGCATTACTGA